One genomic region from Proteus vulgaris encodes:
- a CDS encoding iron-containing alcohol dehydrogenase: MQNFTYYSPTRLHFGQGQIDKLRSEIGKNERILLTYGGGSIKRNGVLDQIYTALPGYQIHEFSGIEPNPSYETLMKAVSYARYHGITHLLAVGGGSVIDGTKFIAAAIPYHGEPWEIVTSRGKVVEKAIPLSCVLTLPATGTETNSFSVISRKQTMDKQSFASPHVYPHCAILDPTTTYSLPPRQTANGVVDAFIHILEQYLTYPVNARVQDEYAEGLLRILIDQGPKALTSPTDYDIRANIMWTASQALNGILGVGVPQDWATHALGHELTALHGLDHAQTLAIVLPALLNEKRQAKYGKLIQYAQKVWGINQGSDAFKIETAINETRKFFELMGLRTRLADFKIGEEDIPALVRKLEEHGQIALGEHQDITLEVSQRIYTAAL, translated from the coding sequence ATGCAAAACTTTACTTATTACTCGCCCACTCGCCTTCATTTTGGTCAAGGACAAATAGATAAACTACGTTCTGAAATTGGAAAAAATGAAAGAATTCTACTGACTTATGGTGGCGGTAGCATTAAGCGCAATGGCGTATTAGACCAGATTTATACCGCACTTCCGGGCTATCAAATTCATGAGTTTAGTGGCATTGAACCGAACCCATCTTATGAAACACTCATGAAAGCAGTTTCTTATGCCAGATATCACGGTATTACGCATTTATTAGCCGTGGGTGGAGGTTCTGTTATTGACGGCACAAAATTTATTGCAGCAGCGATACCTTATCACGGCGAGCCTTGGGAAATCGTAACCAGTCGCGGTAAAGTGGTCGAAAAAGCGATACCGTTAAGCTGTGTATTAACACTTCCAGCAACAGGAACAGAAACCAACAGTTTCTCTGTTATCAGTAGAAAACAGACAATGGATAAACAAAGCTTTGCCAGCCCTCATGTTTACCCTCATTGCGCTATTTTAGATCCAACAACCACTTATTCTTTGCCACCAAGACAAACTGCCAACGGTGTTGTTGACGCTTTTATTCATATATTAGAGCAATATCTCACTTATCCAGTGAATGCTCGTGTACAAGATGAATATGCAGAAGGCCTTTTACGTATTTTGATTGATCAAGGGCCAAAAGCGCTGACGTCACCTACAGACTATGATATCCGTGCTAATATAATGTGGACAGCATCACAAGCGCTAAATGGTATTCTTGGTGTTGGTGTTCCTCAAGATTGGGCTACGCATGCATTAGGTCACGAACTCACGGCTTTACACGGACTTGATCATGCGCAAACTCTCGCCATCGTTTTACCTGCATTATTAAATGAAAAACGTCAGGCTAAATACGGCAAGTTAATCCAATATGCACAAAAAGTTTGGGGGATAAACCAAGGTTCTGACGCTTTTAAAATTGAAACTGCGATTAATGAAACTCGAAAATTCTTTGAATTAATGGGACTTAGAACTCGACTGGCTGATTTCAAAATCGGTGAAGAAGATATTCCTGCATTAGTGCGAAAGTTGGAAGAGCATG
- a CDS encoding class I SAM-dependent methyltransferase — protein MESHYLTLNQEHWDKQAAMENQWSKPVSDEEIIAAKQGDWKVHLTPSPVKSEWLVDIKGKKILCLASAGGQQAPLLAAAGGIVTVFDLSEGQLDKDRQLAQKHQLDLVTAQGDMADLTAFADESFDIIFHPISNLYVPDVNPVWQECYRVLKKGGVLMASFYNPVVFVDDRDPQLRSQGLMKPTYRLPYSDQGSLPSDILQEKVARGDGLVFGHSLTDLIGGQLAAGFLLQDFVEDFAPHARFLVDSYIPTFLASKAIKF, from the coding sequence ATGGAAAGTCATTATTTAACATTAAACCAAGAGCATTGGGATAAACAAGCCGCAATGGAAAATCAGTGGTCTAAGCCTGTGAGCGATGAAGAAATTATCGCAGCAAAGCAAGGTGACTGGAAAGTGCATTTAACACCAAGCCCTGTAAAGAGCGAATGGTTAGTGGATATTAAAGGTAAAAAAATACTCTGTTTAGCTTCTGCAGGTGGGCAACAAGCGCCTCTTTTGGCGGCTGCGGGCGGTATTGTGACCGTGTTTGATTTATCAGAAGGTCAATTAGACAAAGATCGCCAATTGGCACAAAAGCATCAGCTAGATTTGGTAACAGCACAGGGTGATATGGCTGATTTAACCGCATTTGCTGATGAAAGTTTTGATATTATTTTTCACCCTATTTCAAATCTATATGTACCGGATGTAAATCCTGTTTGGCAAGAGTGCTACCGTGTTTTGAAAAAAGGCGGTGTACTAATGGCGAGCTTTTATAATCCTGTTGTATTTGTTGATGATAGAGATCCGCAATTACGTTCGCAGGGATTAATGAAACCAACGTACCGCTTACCTTATAGCGACCAAGGCTCATTACCTTCGGATATTCTGCAAGAAAAAGTCGCAAGAGGTGATGGACTGGTCTTTGGACACTCATTGACTGATCTTATTGGCGGGCAATTAGCAGCAGGTTTTTTATTACAGGATTTTGTTGAAGATTTTGCTCCTCATGCTCGTTTCTTAGTTGATAGTTATATTCCAACGTTTCTTGCTTCAAAAGCCATTAAGTTTTAA
- a CDS encoding DedA family protein, giving the protein MGTLKEIIHALMQHDYMVLANPNVLWVIYIVLFVIIMLENGVLPAAFLPGDTLLILCGALIAKGVLHFFPTIIILGTAASIGSWLGFLQGRWLSDTKVVRRWMAQLPEQYHHKANDLFHRQGLYALLLGRFIGFVRTLLPTLAGLSELKQRRFQIFNWLSGFLWVGIIVSLGYVLNLIPFVQKHETLVMNILMTLPVLLLSAGLIGSIVMYIRHRKNSASSK; this is encoded by the coding sequence ATGGGTACATTAAAAGAGATAATTCACGCACTTATGCAACACGATTATATGGTGTTAGCTAATCCTAATGTGCTGTGGGTTATCTATATTGTTCTTTTTGTTATTATTATGCTGGAAAACGGGGTATTGCCCGCCGCATTTTTGCCAGGAGATACACTGCTTATTCTTTGCGGTGCCTTAATTGCAAAAGGTGTTTTACACTTTTTCCCGACTATCATTATATTAGGCACTGCCGCTAGTATTGGGAGTTGGCTCGGCTTTTTACAAGGTCGTTGGCTAAGTGATACAAAAGTAGTTAGACGTTGGATGGCTCAATTACCAGAGCAATATCACCATAAGGCAAATGATCTCTTCCATCGCCAAGGTTTATATGCACTATTACTGGGTCGTTTTATTGGATTCGTGCGTACATTATTGCCTACCTTGGCAGGTTTATCTGAATTAAAGCAACGTCGCTTTCAAATATTTAACTGGTTAAGTGGCTTCTTATGGGTAGGGATTATTGTTTCTTTAGGCTATGTGCTAAACCTTATTCCATTTGTACAAAAGCATGAAACACTTGTCATGAATATCTTGATGACATTACCCGTATTGCTTTTAAGTGCAGGCTTAATTGGCTCGATTGTGATGTATATTCGCCATCGTAAAAATAGCGCCAGCAGTAAGTAA
- the metC gene encoding cystathionine beta-lyase yields the protein MTLKKQETSLLLSGRAKKYSQGAVNPIIQRTSSVIFDSVAQKREATKKRAEGTLFYGRRGTTTHFALQEALTELEQGAGCALFPSGAAAITQSILAFVEQGSHILVTGSAYDPTQNFCDQILRKFSVTTTYFDPLIGKEISQLLRPETKIVFLESPGSITMEIQDLQGIVNSVRQYNPEIIIMIDNTWAAGLLLKPLTLGVDISIQSATKYINGHSDGMLGFAVANKRCWEQLRENTYLLGQCVDPDTAYMTARGLRTLPVRMKQHEQSALEVARWLKQHPLVDNVYHPALASCLGHEYFQRDFSGSNGLFSFSLKKILTPEEFAHFLDNFSLFKMAFSWGGFESLILGYQPNDIKAMRQYETQPTFTGTLFRIHIGLENVDDLIEDLEQAFLRIS from the coding sequence ATGACGCTAAAAAAACAAGAAACCTCACTCCTCCTTTCTGGTCGAGCTAAAAAATATTCCCAAGGCGCAGTAAACCCAATTATACAACGAACATCATCCGTTATTTTTGATTCCGTTGCACAAAAACGTGAAGCAACGAAAAAACGGGCAGAAGGTACACTTTTTTATGGACGTCGAGGCACAACTACCCATTTTGCCTTACAAGAAGCGTTAACTGAATTAGAGCAAGGTGCAGGCTGTGCACTATTTCCTTCAGGTGCAGCGGCGATTACGCAATCTATACTCGCATTTGTTGAGCAAGGTTCTCATATTCTCGTGACAGGCTCTGCCTACGATCCGACTCAAAATTTTTGTGATCAGATCTTACGTAAATTCTCAGTCACAACGACCTACTTTGATCCTTTAATCGGCAAAGAGATCAGCCAATTGCTACGTCCTGAAACAAAAATTGTTTTTCTTGAATCTCCGGGATCAATCACGATGGAAATTCAAGATCTACAAGGAATAGTCAATTCAGTTCGCCAATATAACCCTGAAATCATTATTATGATTGATAACACTTGGGCGGCAGGATTACTGCTTAAACCACTAACATTGGGTGTCGATATTTCAATCCAATCCGCCACAAAATATATTAATGGTCACTCTGATGGCATGTTAGGTTTTGCTGTGGCGAATAAACGTTGTTGGGAGCAATTACGAGAGAATACCTATTTATTAGGTCAATGTGTTGATCCTGATACTGCTTATATGACAGCAAGAGGATTAAGAACACTGCCGGTTAGGATGAAACAACACGAACAAAGTGCATTAGAAGTCGCTCGCTGGTTAAAACAACACCCTTTAGTTGATAATGTTTATCACCCTGCATTAGCTTCTTGTCTGGGACATGAATATTTTCAACGTGATTTCTCGGGTAGCAACGGCTTATTCTCTTTTAGTCTAAAGAAAATCTTAACACCTGAAGAATTTGCGCATTTCTTAGATAACTTCTCATTATTTAAGATGGCATTTTCATGGGGAGGATTTGAATCTTTAATTTTAGGTTATCAACCCAATGATATTAAAGCGATGCGCCAATATGAAACTCAGCCAACATTTACTGGAACACTATTTCGCATTCATATTGGATTAGAAAATGTAGATGATCTTATTGAGGATCTAGAGCAGGCATTTTTACGCATTTCTTAA